AGGAAACTGGCATCCCACAAACAAGAATTAGCCAGATTCTACTTTATAAAAGATCCGTCTCTGCTGATACCGCAATACGTTTATCGAAATTCTTCGGAACTACTCCACAGTTCTGGCTTGGCCTACAGAATGATTATGATTTGGAAGAAGAAATGTTAAAAAAACAGAAAGAATTCAACGGAATTCACAATTACAAAGATTTAGCAATAGCTTCCTAGCTATTTAAAGCGGTGACGTCGTATAACAGCGGGGAAACGCTGCGCTTCGGCACTGCCGGCCTCGCTTGGTCTCCGACACATTCCTCTCTGGAACTTCTCTTGCCTCCGCAAGTGGCTTTCCAGTCCCTAACGTCCCTCCGGGACCCAGGGTCGAGGAACGTCGTTAAGTCTAATTCGTTAGCCGCAATAGCGCGAAATTTAAACTGAAAAATCATAAGATTAAAGAATTACGGACGATAATTTGGTTGACCTACACAATCAATTGTGTAAAAATTAAATCGATTATGGCTACAAATCTAAACATCGATTCAAAATTACTTGATGAAGCATATTCAATTAGTGGCTTAAAAACAAAAAGGGAAACCGTTAACACCGCACTTATTGAATTTATCAAAAAACATAAGCAGAAAGAAATTGTTAAGTTTTTTAATACAATTGAATATGATCCGAAAGCTGATTATAAAAAGCTTAGGAAATAATCACCATTCAATTTAAATTTAATGAATTTACTTATTGATACTTCTGTTTGGTCAGAAGCTCTTAGAAGAAAAAATAAATCTGTTAACTCTGAAGATACTTTTCTTTTCCAAATAATTAAAAACGAAGAAGAAATCTTCTTAACGGGAATTATCTTACAAGAAATATTAACTGGAATTAAAAATCAGAAACTTTTTGATGATATTAACAATCATCTTCGATTTTTTAACTTTATCAATCCGACTAATAAGGATCATGTCCTTGCTGCGCAATTAAGAAATGACTTAGCAAAAAAAGGGTTAACTGTTGCTTCAATTGATGTCTTAATTGCTCAAATGGCTATTACACACAATTTGACACTCGCGACTTATGATTCTGATTTCGAGAAAATTGCTCAAAATTCAAAACTAAAAATAATAAACTTCGAAAAATATTACAATAAAATTTAAATCACGCAACTGCGGATAACAGCGACTTAACGCTTCGCATCGGCACTCACGGCCTCGCTCGGTCTCCGACACATTCCCCTCTGGAACTCCTCTTGCCTCCGCAAGCGTCGCTCCAGTCCCTAACGTCCCTTCCAGGGACTCAGGGTCGGGGAACGTCGTTAAGTCTAGTTCGTTATACGCAAGTTTGGGGTAAAAATCTTCCTAATTTAAGATTTTTGAAAAACTTATAATTTCTACTCTTGACACACCCTACTGAATAGGGTATTCTGGATTATTGAAAAGATTATTCGTTCATCTACCTGACTTCGATAGTTTCTGGAAAAAAGCAAAACTCGATGATCTCGATCTTTTAGAGTTTCAGATACATCTCCTGGAAAATCCGAAATCCGGTGTTGTAATAAAAGAAACTAATGGAATTAGAAAGATTCGCTGGAAAAAGAAAGGATCGGGTAAAAGTTCAGGGATTAGAGTTTTCTATTTAGATGTTGAAGAATTTGAAATTTTATTCCTTGTCACTTTACTTGAGAAAAACGATAAGGAGAACTTATCCAAGGCTCAACTTAAAGTGCTAGGTCAATTAACCTTAGTTCTAAAAGATTCTTTAAAAAAAGGAAGGAGGAAGTAATGAAAAAACAAGCAAATGATAAACTGTTTAATAGTCTCAAAAAAGGTCTGAATGAAGCCATTGAGTTTTCAGATGGAAATTCAAACTTAAAGCTTAAGCAAACTTCTATATCCGTTCCGAAACTTCCAAATTTCAAAGGAAAAGATATTAAAAATATTAGGACTAAATTACATCTCACTCAATCAGTTTTCGCAAACACTCTAGGAGTTTCTGAAAAAACAGTAGAGGCATGGGAATCCGGAAGAAATATTCCACAAGGTCCAGCTCAAAGGATGCTCTTTGTTTTAAAAAATAATTCTGATCCTCTAGATGTTTTAGGAATAAAAGTCAGTTAGTTATACACCCAAACCTTCGTATAACAGCGACTTAACGCTTCGCCTCGGGACTTACGCCCTCACTCGGTCTGCGACACATTCCTCTCTGGAACTCCTCTTGCCTACGCAAGCCTCGTTCCAGTCCCTAACGTCCCTTACAGGGACTCAGGGTCGGGAAACGTCGTTAAGTCTAGTTCGTTATGCGTAATAGCTAAAAATTGATCAAAGGATAACTATGAAAAATAAAATAAAAATATTATTAATAACTTCTCTCGTTCTTATATTTAATTCAAAATGCGCCCTTATGAATGGTTCAATTGAATATGAATACAATGATCCTATTTATAATCCTGCACCATCGCGTAATATCACTATCTCTTTTACTAAATCAGATGACCATCCTGATACCTATAAAGATGGAATGTTTATAGAAGGTATGAAAAAAACCAGTTTAGGTATTGATGGCGGTTATATTTTTACAAAGCCAAGGGGTCCTGAGATCATAAAGAATGCTTTCATTACTGAATTAAAAAACTTAGGTTTCAATGTCTCTCAAGTATCTAATCCAAATGTTCCAGAAATTCAAATTCAAGTGAATCAATTCTTCATGGAACCGGAAATTGGATTATTCTTTGTTGATATCATTTCTGTTATCGATATAAATCTCCTTGTTATAAATAAAAACAAAATTTACAAACGCAGGTTCAAATCTATCGGCGAAGTTATGAATATTCAGTGTTATGATATCTTATATTATATCGCTCTAGATAGAAGCTTAAAAAAACTTTCGAAGAAAACTTTACCTGAAGTAGTAGATTTAATTAACCAAATTAAAACAGAGAATTAATTGTGATGAAATTTCTAGTTGCTATTTTAATTTTATTTTCCCTTCAAAACTGTCTTTATCATTTGAAACATATCAACAGACTCGATAATTCTGAAAAAAATTGGACGATTGAAGACAAGAAAGCGAGTAACACTAAATAACGCTACTACGCATAACAGCGACTTAACGCTTCGCTTCGGGACTAGCCCTCACTCGGTATACGACAAATTTCCTTCCGGCATGTCCTTCAGAGGTGTGACTACAGCAAACTTCGTTTACGCTAATTCGTTATACTAAATAATTTAAACGTGATCCTAAATAACAAAACAAAATATTTAATATTTCTTATTCTAATATCTAACTTCCAAATTATTTTTGGAGGAGAATTAGAACGAAAAAAAGTCAAATACTATTAACCCCTTGGACAATACAAGATAACAAAAGACTTGAACGAAGAGAGATACCGAACTCCCTTAATTTACAAATACTCTACTCACCATTGAAAAATCTTTTCCTTGGTTTCAGTTATGGAATTGGAGATGACAAAGAAAAAGCATATAGTCGATACTATGCTAGCTCCAACCCAAATAATGCTCTTTATCAATTTACGAGAACGAAACAAGGCGAAACGTTCACTTTTAATGTTCAATATTATTTCTACAATTCTTTCTTTGGCAGTTTTAACTTTGGACTAGAAAAAGGATTTACTGTTACTAGAAATAACTATATCAACTTTTCTGCAAATAGTTTTAATCTTGAACCCTACTCTCATAAAACGAATTTCTCTGATCGGTATTTTTCTGCCATAGGCTTAGGATATAAAATAGATATTTGTGAACATTGCTTATTTGCAATTGAAATTCAAGAGGGTTATATTGAGGCAGGGAAATTCAACCACATCGTTACATTTGATCCAAACTATTATTTAGGAAGTCTTCCAAGGCAATATCAGGATTTAATTTTAAGTCAAAATTTGGTAGTTTTACTCCAAAAAATTCCATGTTTTCTCAAATTTTAATTTCTACCGGATTAACATTTTGATATATTAAGTAAATTACTTCCCGTAACAGTATTTTACGAAATATAATTTCACGAGAGCAAGGAATCCAAACTTATGAGTAACAAAAAAAAGCTTTCTCCCAAACAAACTACAGAAATTATCAATGAACTAAAACTTCGTTTTCAAAATCACATAAACCGACATCAAAATATAGAATGGGAAAAAGTTCAAAACAAGTTAGAAATAAACCCTGAAAAACTTTGGTCTTTGAATGAAATGGAAAAAACTGGCGGAGAGCCGGATGTTGTCGGCTATGACAAAAAAACAAACGAATTCATTTTTTACGATTGTTCCCCAGAAACTCCTAAGGAAAGAAGAAGTGTTTGTTATGATCGTAAGGCACTGGATTCGAGAAAAGAACATAAACCTAAAAACAGTGCAATCGATATGGCAAACACGATGGGAATCAACATCCTAACCGAAGAAGAATATAAAGAATTACAAAAACTTGGGAACTTTGATTCAAAAACATCCAGCTGGATTTTAACACCTAAAGCGATTAGAGACCTGGGTGGAGCTCTCTTCGCTGATTTCCGCTATAATAATGTATTCATATATCATAATGGGGCTGAATCATACTATGCAGTTAGAGGATTTCGAGGTTCTCTTCGAGTTTAACAAGTCCCGTGTCAAATTTATTCATCAACAGATTGATTTCTATCGAAGATCACAGTAATAGATGGGAAGATTTTGCATTTCAAGAAAAAAACTATAAAGAAGCATATCAAAAACATAATTTAACTGGACTACCCATAAAGCCCAATGATCATTTTTGGTATCTAAGACAACTAAATAACAAAACTTTTCTTAGTTTTGGTTCATGGGGAACAAAACAAACATTTGCAGATGGTGGTCTCATCACAACCGCTCAATCAGAAAGAATATTCACTTCTTCCTTTTGGAAGAGTTATTCGACAAATCGTTGTTTAATTCCAGTATTCGCATACTTTGAATGGCAAATGCAACAAACAGGGAAAAAACATAAGTTTAAAATTGAATTCATTGATAAAGAAACCTATTTTGCTGGTCTATGGGGATCTGGGCCAAATGATTCAACCTGGGTAACCATCATCACACAAGTTGCCAACGAAAAAACAGCAGAGATTCATAACTATGGCGATAACAAACATAGACAACCCGTTGTGATTCGAAGAGAAAACCAAGATCAATGGATTGATTCCAAAATTAATGAAGAGAAAAAAATCAAGAGTCTTATCACACAATTTCAACCGGAAGAAATCACTACTGAAGATCAGGACTCTGAACCAACATTATTTAGCTAACCTAAATCAATCCAAACCTACCTAACTCTCTAATTTTAAAAACACTTTAGATTAAGAGTAGTAAGAGAATGTCACTTTTTTCCAATAGAAATATGAGCGATGTTTGGACTAAAAGATGGGATGAACGTTATAGCAAAGAAGAATTTGCTTATGGCGAGATACCGAATCAATTTCTTGAAGCACAACTCCCGAAACTCGATCGAGGGAGTATTCTTTTTCCCGCCGAGGGAGAGGGTAGAAATGCAGTTTACGCAGCAAAGCTAGGATGGAAAGTCTCTGCCTTTGATATTAGTTCTGAAGGACAAAAAAAAGCATTCCAATTAGCTAAAAGAGAAGAGGTTTCTATCGATTATCAAGTTGGGACAATAGAATCCTTCAACTATACAAAAGAACAATTTGATGCCATTGCACTGATCTATGCACATTTTCCTGCCAACATAAAGTCAGAATATCACCAAAAGTTAGGTGCTTTACTGAAGCAAGGCGGATATATTATCTTTGAAGCCTTTAGTAAACGCCATCTCGAGTATTTAGCAAAAGACGAAAAGATGGGAGGCCCAAAAGAAATCGACATGTTATTTTCTATCGAAGAAATTCAATCAGATTTTCCAAACTATCATATTTCAATATTGGAAGAAAAAGAAGTTGAATTGAAGGAAGGAGCATTTCATGACGGAACTGGTTCTGTCATTCGATTTGTAGGTCAGAAAAAATAACCTACCAAAAACAAAAGATCAAATTCTATTTTTGAATCTCATCTCCAAATTGTTTTCGAAAATGTTTTAGCGAAACCAAAAACTGCTTTTTCTCTTTCTCTGAAATTGATTGGAGTATGGGTTCAAAATGAGAAAGAATTTTTTTGGGTAAAACTTTTTCCAAAGATTTTCCTTCAGAAGAAGGACTAATCAAAGTTGACCTTTTATCTAGTTTAGATAATTCTATTTTGATCAAACCTGCTTTTTCCATACGGCTGATCATTTTAGAAGCCGATGGGGCGTCTTGTAATGTTAAATCTATGATTTGTTTTTGGCTCAAAGTCCCCTTCTGCCATAACATCGCCAATACTTGCCATTGTTCCGGTGTTAAGTGAAACTCTCTAAGACAACGAATCAACTCCCTTCGAAACAGAAGGGCAACTCGATTCACATTAAATCCAATTTGATCATCTAAGTGAAACATTCTATCTTTAAACAGTTTCCCCTTATCCCCAATTACTTGTCTAGACAAATATATATTGACAGTTTATTTTAGGGTCAAATAGTTGTCCAGACAACCTTTTTTTGGGAGAAACGTTATGAAACATGTTGATTTAACTTTTCGATTCTTGTTGGGCACGGTATTTATATTATTTGGATGCAGCAAATTTTATGCATTTATGCCCACACCTCCTATGACACCAGCGGCTGCAAACTTTATCGCTGCTATCGTAACTACTGGATACCTTTGGCAAGTGGTTGGAATGATAGAAATCTTAGGCGGCATTCTTGTCCTTATAGATAAAACATCAACGACAGGGCTTGTTTTACTTTCACCGATCATTCTAAATATTATTTTATATCTAGGATTTTTACAATATTCTGTTGGACCAGCTCCCTTTATAATGATCCTTTTCCTGATTTCTAGTTCCTTATTTTTGGCATGGCAACGAAGACAATACTGGATACAATTATTTCCCTTTATATCATAAATAAGGAATACACTTGATCATACCTCTTTCTTTTGTAATTGGAATTAACTTCTAAAATACTTGAGAAAGAAGTATTAAGATTATTTATATAACCATGTTTTAATCAAACTTGTATATTTTGGCATGATAACAAATACCATTAAAAATACAATATTTGCTGATACAAAAAAAGAACTAATAAGTTTATGTTCTGGGAAATTCAAAAAACTTAATATAGGAAGAACGAAAAGAGGGACTAAGTTTACCAATGTCCGCGAGCATTACCGGGGGTCCCGATGAGCGCTAAAATCGTTACTGAGTAATCCTCGCTTCCAGCATTCTTACTGAACTAAAGCACCTTACTTGTCCATTGACCTCCATCACGAATTGCTATTCCAGACAAAAAACCTCCGATGGGAGGAATTCCTCCGATTACGTGGTCATGAATCGTATAAGTGTTTCCAAGAGAAAACCCAGCCGAAATGTTATATAAAACAAAAGTTCCATCGACATTTGGCACATGGGTAAAGTTTACACTGTCTCCAGCATAATTGATTACGAATGCTGACTGGCTAGCTGGATGAGTGTGTGCTTTGGGTGCATAGAGGTTCGGTAAATCATTAGTAATAAAGTGGTTGGTTGCGGTGATACTGGAAACTAAAGATTGTACATCCGCTTCTAACTTTGTCATTAAAGCATTCAGTGCATTGGATATAGAACTTCTAGCAGTTCCAACAAATGATATAATGAGATCATCCAAGGATCCAATTTTAATACTAGGAGCAAGTAAACTATTAACGATTGAATTTGGACTTAGCTTTTCAGCATTCATGCGTCTCCAATTTCGGAGATCGGAAAGAATCGTAACGGTACCAGATATATTTCGAATTGCAGCTAACTGAATATCTTCTGATCCAGCCGTATCAACGAAAAGGATCTCAAAAGCGTTGGATCTATAGTTTATCGCATAACCATTCGAATCAAGATTACCTGAAGAGGTTTCTTGAAACCTATGTCGAACAACTACTACGGAATCGGCCTCTGGCCTAGAAATTGATAGGTTTTCAATATTAGAAAATTGGATTCTTTTACCTTCA
Above is a genomic segment from Leptospira brenneri containing:
- a CDS encoding DoxX family protein, whose product is MKHVDLTFRFLLGTVFILFGCSKFYAFMPTPPMTPAAANFIAAIVTTGYLWQVVGMIEILGGILVLIDKTSTTGLVLLSPIILNIILYLGFLQYSVGPAPFIMILFLISSSLFLAWQRRQYWIQLFPFIS
- a CDS encoding YajG family lipoprotein; amino-acid sequence: MKNKIKILLITSLVLIFNSKCALMNGSIEYEYNDPIYNPAPSRNITISFTKSDDHPDTYKDGMFIEGMKKTSLGIDGGYIFTKPRGPEIIKNAFITELKNLGFNVSQVSNPNVPEIQIQVNQFFMEPEIGLFFVDIISVIDINLLVINKNKIYKRRFKSIGEVMNIQCYDILYYIALDRSLKKLSKKTLPEVVDLINQIKTEN
- a CDS encoding MarR family winged helix-turn-helix transcriptional regulator — protein: MFHLDDQIGFNVNRVALLFRRELIRCLREFHLTPEQWQVLAMLWQKGTLSQKQIIDLTLQDAPSASKMISRMEKAGLIKIELSKLDKRSTLISPSSEGKSLEKVLPKKILSHFEPILQSISEKEKKQFLVSLKHFRKQFGDEIQK
- a CDS encoding HigA family addiction module antitoxin gives rise to the protein MKRLPNIHPGQILFEEFLTPLKITAYRLAKETGIPQTRISQILLYKRSVSADTAIRLSKFFGTTPQFWLGLQNDYDLEEEMLKKQKEFNGIHNYKDLAIAS
- a CDS encoding helix-turn-helix domain-containing protein, which produces MKKQANDKLFNSLKKGLNEAIEFSDGNSNLKLKQTSISVPKLPNFKGKDIKNIRTKLHLTQSVFANTLGVSEKTVEAWESGRNIPQGPAQRMLFVLKNNSDPLDVLGIKVS
- a CDS encoding SOS response-associated peptidase family protein, whose product is MSNLFINRLISIEDHSNRWEDFAFQEKNYKEAYQKHNLTGLPIKPNDHFWYLRQLNNKTFLSFGSWGTKQTFADGGLITTAQSERIFTSSFWKSYSTNRCLIPVFAYFEWQMQQTGKKHKFKIEFIDKETYFAGLWGSGPNDSTWVTIITQVANEKTAEIHNYGDNKHRQPVVIRRENQDQWIDSKINEEKKIKSLITQFQPEEITTEDQDSEPTLFS
- a CDS encoding type II toxin-antitoxin system VapB family antitoxin; protein product: MATNLNIDSKLLDEAYSISGLKTKRETVNTALIEFIKKHKQKEIVKFFNTIEYDPKADYKKLRK
- a CDS encoding class I SAM-dependent methyltransferase, translating into MSDVWTKRWDERYSKEEFAYGEIPNQFLEAQLPKLDRGSILFPAEGEGRNAVYAAKLGWKVSAFDISSEGQKKAFQLAKREEVSIDYQVGTIESFNYTKEQFDAIALIYAHFPANIKSEYHQKLGALLKQGGYIIFEAFSKRHLEYLAKDEKMGGPKEIDMLFSIEEIQSDFPNYHISILEEKEVELKEGAFHDGTGSVIRFVGQKK
- the vapC gene encoding type II toxin-antitoxin system VapC family toxin — translated: MNLLIDTSVWSEALRRKNKSVNSEDTFLFQIIKNEEEIFLTGIILQEILTGIKNQKLFDDINNHLRFFNFINPTNKDHVLAAQLRNDLAKKGLTVASIDVLIAQMAITHNLTLATYDSDFEKIAQNSKLKIINFEKYYNKI
- a CDS encoding DUF4256 domain-containing protein, with the protein product MSNKKKLSPKQTTEIINELKLRFQNHINRHQNIEWEKVQNKLEINPEKLWSLNEMEKTGGEPDVVGYDKKTNEFIFYDCSPETPKERRSVCYDRKALDSRKEHKPKNSAIDMANTMGINILTEEEYKELQKLGNFDSKTSSWILTPKAIRDLGGALFADFRYNNVFIYHNGAESYYAVRGFRGSLRV